The Ascaphus truei isolate aAscTru1 chromosome 3, aAscTru1.hap1, whole genome shotgun sequence genome includes a region encoding these proteins:
- the IL17D gene encoding interleukin-17D, producing the protein MHSGHKVWMLQAALMLLLGLLIVSSGGSKVNKRPLPKARSCADRPEEHLEQIYGRLAAGMLSAYHHTLQLQPLDKANISCPAGTRGRASLDSKQRLPVNIHSISPWAYRISYNPTRYPKYIPEAYCLCKGCLTGPFGEENFHFRSTPVYMPTVILRRTPACAGGRYVYIEDYVSISVGCTCVPEQEKESEQDSINSSLEKEKFKLPINKSEKPLSN; encoded by the exons ATGCATTCAGGGCACAAG GTCTGGATGTTGCAGGCAGCCCTCATGCTGCTTTTGGGGCTTCTGATTGTCAGCTCAGGGGGTTCTAAAGTGAACAAGCGCCCCCTGCCAAAAGCCAGGAGTTGCGCAGACCGTCCAGAGGAGCACCTGGAGCAGATTTACGGGCGCCTGGCTGCGGGTATGCTCAGCGCCTATcaccacacactgcagttacagcCACTGGACAAGGCGAACATCAGTTGCCCTGCAGGGACCAGAGGCAGAGCCTCCCTGGACAGCAAGCAGCGCCTGCCTGTCAACATTCACAGCATTTCTCCCTGGGCTTATAG aATCTCATATAATCCCACAAGATACCCCAAGTACATTCCTGAAGCTTACTGTCTGTGCAAAGGCTGCCTGACAGGACCCTTCGGAGAGGAGAATTTCCACTTCCGCAGCACACCCGTCTACATGCCCACAGTGATCCTGCGCCGTACTCCAGCATGTGCTGGGGGCCGCTACGTCTACATAGAGGACTATGTGAGTATTTCGGTGGGCTGCACCTGTGTGCCAGAGCAGGAGAAGGAATCTGAGCAAGACAGCATCAACTCCAGCTTAGAGAAAGAAAAGTTTAAACTGCCCATCAACAAAAGTGAGAAGCCATTGTCCAACTGA